In the Purpureocillium takamizusanense chromosome 5, complete sequence genome, one interval contains:
- the ADH1 gene encoding Alcohol dehydrogenase (EggNog:ENOG503NW0B~COG:Q): MGAGGGKDWRPYVLFIYTSPSLLPQSNSKNNKSDLPDAAVVYKKIPVQKPGPDEVLINVKYSGVCHTDLHAMMGDWPLDTKLPLVGGHEGAGVVVARGELVTEVELGEPVGIKWLNGSCLNCTYCNQSDEPLCGKALLSGYTVDGSFQQYAIAKAAHVAHIPRECDLEAIAPILCAGITVYKGLKESGAKPGQSVAIVGAGGGLGSIAIQYAKAMGLDAIAIDGGNEKRDLCTSLGASAYVDFQTTKDLVADVRAATADGLGPHAALLVAVQEKPFQQATEYVRSRGVVVCIGLPANAMFRAPVFDTVIRMINIKGSYVGNRIDTAEAIEFYRKGLIKVPYKTIGLSKLQDIYKLMAEGKVVGRYVVDTSK, translated from the coding sequence ATGGGCGCAGGTGGTGGAAAAGACTGGCGGCCGTACGTACTTTTTATATACACCTCCCCTTCTCTTTTGCCGCAGTCAAACAGCAAAAACAACAAATCTGACCTGCCCGACGCAGCCGTCGTCTACAAAAAGATCCCCGTCCAAAAGCCGGGCCCGGACGAGGTCCTCATCAACGTAAAGTACTCTGGCGTCTGCCACACTGACCTCCacgccatgatgggcgacTGGCCGCTCGACACGAAGCtgcccctcgtcggcggccacgagggcgccggcgtcgtggtggcccgcggcgagctcgtcaccgaggtcgagctcggcgagcccgTCGGCATCAAGTGGCTCAACGGCTCGTGCCTCAACTGCACCTACTGCAACCAGTCGGACGAGCCGCTCTGCGGCAAGGCCCTGCTCTCGGGGTATACGGTCGACGGCTCGTTCCAGCAgtacgccatcgccaaggcggcgcaCGTCGCCCACATCCCCAGGGAGTgcgacctcgaggccatcgcgcCGATCCTCTGcgccggcatcaccgtcTACAAGGGCCTGAAGGAGTCGGGCGCCAAGCCCGGGCAGTCCGTGGCCATcgtcggggccggcggcggcctcggcagcatcgccatccagtacgccaaggccatgggcctcgacgccatcgccatcgacgggGGCAACGAGAAGCGCGACCTGTGCACGAGCCTGGGCGCCAGCGCCTATGTCGACTTCCAAACCACAaaggacctcgtcgccgacgtgcgGGCCGCGACTGCCGACGGCCTGGGCCCTCAcgccgctctcctcgtcgccgtccaggaGAAGCCCTTCCAGCAGGCCACCGAGTACGTTCGCTCacgcggcgtcgtcgtctgcatcggcctgcccgccaacgccatgTTCCGCGCCCCCGTCTTCGACACCGTCATCCGCATGATCAACATCAAGGGCAGCTACGTCGGCAACCGCATCGacaccgccgaggccatcgagtTCTACCGCAAGGGCCTCATCAAGGTCCCCTACAAGACCATCGGCCTGAGCAAGCTGCAAGACATTTACAAGCTAATGGCCGAGGGTAAGGTTGTCGGCCGCTACGTCGTCGACACCAGTAAATAG
- the ARP3 gene encoding Arp2/3 complex subunit, actin nucleation center (COG:Z~EggNog:ENOG503NW63) encodes MANQTPAVVMDNGTGFSKLGFAGNDSPSFVFPTAIATKSGAGGGGGSGSGRPSVANKPSFLTGGAGPSSSHLSSKRGTEDLDFYIGDAALSAASGPGYGLHYPIRHGQIENWDHMERFWSNSIFKYLRVEPEDHYFLLTEPPLNPPENRENTAEIFFESFNCAGMYIAVQAVLALAASWTSSKVTDRSLTGTVIDSGDGVTHVIPVAEGYVIGSSIKSIPIAGRDITYFVQSLLRDRGEPDSSLKTAQEIKEEYCYVCPDIVKEFSKYDRDRERFAKHVVTHPGGRQVTVDVGYERFLAPEIFFNPEIYSSDFLTPLPTVVDGVIQQSPIDVRRGLYKNIVLSGGSTLYKDFGRRLQRDIKQLVDARIKASEVRSGGARSGGLEVQVITHKRQRHGPWFGGSLLGQTPEFRSYCHTKAEYQEYGPSIVRRFALLGGPGGS; translated from the exons atggcAAACCAGACGCCCGCCGTTGTCATGGACAA CGGCACGGGTTTCTCCAAGCTCG GCTTCGCTGGAAATGACTCCCCGTCCTTCGTCTTCCCGACTGCCATCGCGACCAAgagcggcgctggcggaggcggcggctccggctccggccgcCCCTCTGTCGCCAACAAGCCCTCCTtcctcaccggcggcgctgggcctAGCAGCAGCCATCTGAGCTCCAAGCGCGGCACGGAGGACCTCGATTTCTACATTGGCGATGCTGCCCTGAGCGCCGCATCAGGACCTG GGTACGGCCTTCACTACCCTATCCGTCACGGCCAAATAGAGAACTGG GACCATATGGAACGGTTCTGGTCCAATTCCATCTTCAAGTACCTCCGCGTAGAACCGGAAGACCACTACTTCCTCCTGACCGAGCCG CCCCTGAACCCGCCCGAGAACCGCGAAAACACGGCCGAAATCTTCTTCGAGTCTTTCAACTGCGCTGGCATGTACATTGCTGTCCAGGctgtcctcgccctcgccgcatcTTGGACTTCCTCCAAGGTTACGGACCGGTCTTTGACGGGCACGGTCATCGACTCTGGTGACGGTGTCACTCACGTCATTCCGGTCGCGGAGGGATACGTCATCGGTTCCTCGATTAAGTCGATCCCTATCGCAGGCCGCGACATCACGTACTTTGTGCAGTCTCTGCTGCGAGACCGCGGCGAGCCCGACTCGTCGCTGAAGACGGCGCAGGAGATCAAGGAGGAGTACTGCTATGTCTGCCCGGACATCGTCAAGGAGTTCAGCAAGTACGACCGCGACCGCGAGCGCTTCGCCAAGCACGTCGTCACGCACCCTGGTGGTCGCCAAGTCACCGTCGATGTCGGCTACGAGCGCTTTTTGGCCCCCGAGATCTTCTTTAACCCCGAGATCTACAGCTCCGACTTCCTGACGCCCCTCCCGACtgttgtcgatggcgtcaTCCAGCAGTCCCCCATCGATGTGCGCCGCGGCCTATACAAGAACATTGTTCTCTCAGGCGGAAGCACGTTGTACAAGGACTTTGGTCGGCGGTTACAGCGTGATATCAAGCAGTTGGTGGACGCCCGCATCAAGGCGAGTGAGGTCCGCAGCGGAGGAGCTCGCAGCGGCGGTCTTGAGGTCCAGGTCATCACGCACAAGAGGCAACGGCACGGTCCATGGTtcggcggcagcctgctcGGCCAGACGCCCGAGTTCCGCTCATACTGCCATACCAAGGCCGAG TACCAAGAGTACGGCCCCAGTATTGTGCGGAGGTTTGCTCTCCTGGGAGGGCCCGGCGGCTCGTAA
- the ATX1 gene encoding Cytosolic copper metallochaperone (COG:P~EggNog:ENOG503P6PM) — protein sequence MAQVHTYEFNVSMSCGGCSGAIDRVLKKLDGVESYEVSLENQSAKVVTGLPYETVLEKIAKTGKKINSAKADGVDKPVAVPTTA from the exons atggcccaAGTCCACACCTACGAGTTCAACGTCAGCatgagctgcggcggctgctccggcgccatcgaccgcgtcctcaagaagctcgacg GAGTCGAGAGCTACGAAGTCTCCCTCGAGAACCAGAGCGCCAAGGTCGTCACCGGCCTGCCCTACGAGACGGTCCTCGAGAAGATtgccaagacgggcaagaagatcaactcggccaaggccgatggcgtcgacaagCCGGTGGCTGTTCCCACGACGGCGTGA
- the ADH1 gene encoding Alcohol dehydrogenase (EggNog:ENOG503NW0B~COG:Q): MTSAQIPTEQWAQVVEKTGGPVVYKKIPVQKPGPDEVLINVKYSGVCHTDLHAMMGDWPLDTKLPLVGGHEGAGVVVARGELVTEVELGEPVGIKWLNGSCLNCTYCNQSDEPLCGKALLSGYTVDGSFQQYAIAKAAHVAHIPRECDLEAIAPILCAGITVYKGLKESGAKPGQSVAIVGAGGGLGSIAIQYAKAMGLDAIAIDGGNEKRDLCTSLGASAYVDFQTTKDLVADVRAATADGLGPHAALLVAVQEKPFQQATEYVRSRGVVVCIGLPANAMFRAPVFDTVIRMINIKGSYVGNRIDTAEAIEFYRKGLIKVPYKTIGLSKLQDIYKLMAEGKVVGRYVVDTSK; this comes from the exons ATGACTTCTGCTCAGATCCCCACGGAGCAATGGGCGCAGGTGGTGGAAAAGACTGGCGGCC CCGTCGTCTACAAAAAGATCCCCGTCCAAAAGCCGGGCCCGGACGAGGTCCTCATCAACGTAAAGTACTCTGGCGTCTGCCACACTGACCTCCacgccatgatgggcgacTGGCCGCTCGACACGAAGCtgcccctcgtcggcggccacgagggcgccggcgtcgtggtggcccgcggcgagctcgtcaccgaggtcgagctcggcgagcccgTCGGCATCAAGTGGCTCAACGGCTCGTGCCTCAACTGCACCTACTGCAACCAGTCGGACGAGCCGCTCTGCGGCAAGGCCCTGCTCTCGGGGTATACGGTCGACGGCTCGTTCCAGCAgtacgccatcgccaaggcggcgcaCGTCGCCCACATCCCCAGGGAGTgcgacctcgaggccatcgcgcCGATCCTCTGcgccggcatcaccgtcTACAAGGGCCTGAAGGAGTCGGGCGCCAAGCCCGGGCAGTCCGTGGCCATcgtcggggccggcggcggcctcggcagcatcgccatccagtacgccaaggccatgggcctcgacgccatcgccatcgacgggGGCAACGAGAAGCGCGACCTGTGCACGAGCCTGGGCGCCAGCGCCTATGTCGACTTCCAAACCACAaaggacctcgtcgccgacgtgcgGGCCGCGACTGCCGACGGCCTGGGCCCTCAcgccgctctcctcgtcgccgtccaggaGAAGCCCTTCCAGCAGGCCACCGAGTACGTTCGCTCacgcggcgtcgtcgtctgcatcggcctgcccgccaacgccatgTTCCGCGCCCCCGTCTTCGACACCGTCATCCGCATGATCAACATCAAGGGCAGCTACGTCGGCAACCGCATCGacaccgccgaggccatcgagtTCTACCGCAAGGGCCTCATCAAGGTCCCCTACAAGACCATCGGCCTGAGCAAGCTGCAAGACATTTACAAGCTAATGGCCGAGGGTAAGGTTGTCGGCCGCTACGTCGTCGACACCAGTAAATAG
- a CDS encoding Propanoyl-CoA C-acyltransferase (EggNog:ENOG503NVYV~COG:I) — translation MARKQKSPVYVLGVGMTKFIKPRGKVDYTELGFEAGVKALLDAQITYDDVDQGVACYCYGDSTCGQRVFYQFGMTKIPIYNVNNNCSTGSTGLAMARTFIASGAADCVMVVGFEKMMPGSLQTFFNDRENPTGTTVTMMAETRGFEPAPGAAQMFGNAGREYIEKYGAKPEDFAEIARVNHAHSPKNPYSQFQQVYTRDEIMAAPKIFEPLTKLQCCPTSDGGAAAILVSQEFLDARPHLKEQAVEIAGQCLATDAPSLFSRSSIDLMGYEMTQHAVKTALGEAGITTNDVQVVELHDCFSANQMVVIDALGLSEKGKAHELVRRGDITYGGKYVINPSGGLISKGHPLGATGVAQCAELVWHLRGWANNRATPKTKHCLQHNLGLGGAVVVTVYRRADGKEAPSLDSATIGKKNGLGYNPAVEAKGFTAKQAAAARSQVAASEWALQDTLEKVEARF, via the coding sequence ctgctcgacgcgcaAATCACCTACGACGATGTCGACCAGGGCGTCGCCTGCTACTGCTACGGCGACAGCACCTGCGGGCAGCGCGTCTTCTACCAGTTCGGCATGACCAAGATCCCCATCTACAACGTCAACAACAACTGCTCCACCGGCAGCACGgggctggccatggcccgcaccttcatcgccagcggcgccgccgactgcgtcatggtcgtcggcttcgagaAGATGATGCCCGGCAGCCTACAGACCTTCTTCAACGACCGCGAGAACCCCACGggcaccaccgtcaccatgaTGGCCGAGACGCGCGGCTTCGAGCcggcccccggcgccgcccagatgTTTGGcaacgccggccgcgagTACATCGAAAAGTATGGCGCGAAGCCCGAGGATTTTGCCGAGATCGCTCGCGTCAACCACGCCCACTCGCCCAAGAACCCCTACTCGCAGTTCCAGCAGGTCTACACCCGCGACGAGATCATGGCCGCCCCCAAGATCTTCGAGCCCCTCACCAAGCTGCAGTGCTGCCCGACCTCGgacggtggtgccgccgccatcctcgttTCCCAAgagttcctcgacgcccgcccgcatctcaaggagcaggccgtcgagatTGCTGGCCAGTGCCTCGCCACCGATGCCCCTAGCCTCTTCTCCCGCAGCTCCATCGACCTCATGGGCTACGAGATGACCCAGCACGCCGTCAAGACGGCGCTAGGAGAGGCTGGCATCACGACCAACGACgtccaggtcgtcgagctgcacgaCTGCTTCAGCGCCAACCAGATGGTCGTCATTGACGCCCTCGGTCTCAGCGAAAAGGGCAAGGCCCACGAGCTCGTTCGCCGCGGCGACATCACCTACGGCGGCAAGTACGTCATCAACCCCTCGGGTGGCCTCATCTCCAAGGGCCACCCGCTTGGCGCGACCGGCGTCGCCCAgtgcgccgagctcgtctGGCACCTGCGCGGCTGGGCAAACAATCGCGCGACCCCCAAGACCAAGCACTGCCTGCAGCACAacctgggcctgggcggcgccgtcgtcgtgaccGTGtaccgccgcgccgacggaAAGGAGGCGCCCAGCCTCGATTCCGCGACTATCGGCAAGAAGAACGGCCTGGGCTACAACCCGGCTGTCGAAGCCAAGGGCTTCACGGCGaagcaagccgccgccgcccgtagCCAGGTCGCGGCGAGCGAGTGGGCGCTGCAGGACACCTTGGAGAAGGTCGAGGCGCGTTTCTAG